Proteins found in one Ischnura elegans chromosome 11, ioIscEleg1.1, whole genome shotgun sequence genomic segment:
- the LOC124168271 gene encoding uncharacterized protein LOC124168271 isoform X2: MHRLIVLIGVICLLPKVEMCYVEVVPSVANPKNEYWEEMCRTVFPEFGKNILEHATTEQKICYEREAEKLLGNMSKTGSTEYFAEAFCRVMRVKRKCDEHFFEDITPCLRDGEMEKTYKFVLELHENTENFWCTGSNTFWVTALMTGNSSWVVNEEKLKECISSGHCAEISEGLLAHARGGSADTFKSLYCA; this comes from the exons ATGCATAGGCTCATAGTTCTCATTG GAGTCATCTGCCTTTTACCTAAAGTGGAAATGTGCTACGTCGAAGTTGTACCATCCGTCGCCAACCCCAAAAATGAATATTGGGAAGAAATGTGCCGGACTGTATTTCCAGAATTCGGAAAGAATATTCTTGAG CATGCAACAACGGAACAGAAGATATGTTATGAACGGGAAGCTGAGAAACTTCTTGGAAACATGTCGAAAACTGGGTCTACGGAATATTTCGCGGAAGCATTTTGCAG AGTAATGCGTGTGAAACGAAAATGTGATGAACATTTTTTCGAGGACATCACACCATGCTTACGAGATGGAGAAATGGAGAAGACCTATAAATTCGTCTTAGAACTTCACGAAAATACAGAAAACTTCTGGTGCACCGGATCCAATACTTTCTGGGTGACGG CCTTGATGACGGGTAACTCATCCTGGGTTGTAAACGAAGAGAAATTAAAGGAATGCATATCCAGCGGGCACTGTGCCGAGATTTCGGAAGGATTATTGGCTCACGCCAGAGGGGGGTCTGCAGATACCTTCAAGTCTCTTTACTGTGCGTAA
- the LOC124168271 gene encoding uncharacterized protein LOC124168271 isoform X1 — protein sequence MHRLIVLIGVICLLPKVEMCYVEVVPSVANPKNEYWEEMCRTVFPEFGKNILEHATTEQKICYEREAEKLLGNMSKTGSTEYFAEAFCRVMRVKRKCDEHFFEDITPCLRDGEMEKTYKFVLELHENTENFWCTGSNTFWVTALMTGNSSWVVNEEKLKECISSGHCAEISEGLLAHARGGSADTFKSLYCAMLIEVGLCIKGNSKYSGNDKAEKLNQELFQFTKELCSSYHGNGSNGNGTIGNGSNGNESNGNESNGNESKVNGSAKTMANYIVIASLPLLTIAKWA from the exons ATGCATAGGCTCATAGTTCTCATTG GAGTCATCTGCCTTTTACCTAAAGTGGAAATGTGCTACGTCGAAGTTGTACCATCCGTCGCCAACCCCAAAAATGAATATTGGGAAGAAATGTGCCGGACTGTATTTCCAGAATTCGGAAAGAATATTCTTGAG CATGCAACAACGGAACAGAAGATATGTTATGAACGGGAAGCTGAGAAACTTCTTGGAAACATGTCGAAAACTGGGTCTACGGAATATTTCGCGGAAGCATTTTGCAG AGTAATGCGTGTGAAACGAAAATGTGATGAACATTTTTTCGAGGACATCACACCATGCTTACGAGATGGAGAAATGGAGAAGACCTATAAATTCGTCTTAGAACTTCACGAAAATACAGAAAACTTCTGGTGCACCGGATCCAATACTTTCTGGGTGACGG CCTTGATGACGGGTAACTCATCCTGGGTTGTAAACGAAGAGAAATTAAAGGAATGCATATCCAGCGGGCACTGTGCCGAGATTTCGGAAGGATTATTGGCTCACGCCAGAGGGGGGTCTGCAGATACCTTCAAGTCTCTTTACTGTGC GATGCTTATTGAGGTAGGGTTATGCATCAAAGGAAATTCCAAATACAGCGGTAATGATAAAGCGGAAAAATTAAATCAGGAATTATTTCAATTCACAAAGGAATTGTGTTCATCGTACCATGGAAATGGAAGTAACGGAAATGGAACTATTGGAAATGGAAGTAACGGAAATGAAAGTAACGGCAATGAAAGTAACGGAAATGAAAGTAAAGTAAATGGAAGTGCAAAAACCATGGCGAATTACATCGTTATTGCATCGCTTCCACTTTTAACAATTGCGAAATGGGCATAA